A genomic window from Prunus persica cultivar Lovell chromosome G2, Prunus_persica_NCBIv2, whole genome shotgun sequence includes:
- the LOC109947448 gene encoding uncharacterized protein LOC109947448, with product MSSFSSNTDIAVSRSSAPLPEINAASQEVNVISSRGSIHKRGRGGKRGRWQGSRKDRGARSEGFGPRSGPSTNGKNTSRNKGKAQMNHVPRNVESTCHRCGAKGHWVRACRTPKHLADLYQASVKNRKVEINYIDHAPPATDGSSEISRQLNKTHLDVSDFVTEKGNEASESELD from the exons atgtcctCCTTCAGCAGTAATACAGACatagcggtttcaagaa GCTCAGCAccacttcctgaaataaatgctGCATCTCAGGAAGTGAATGTCATTTCATCTCGTGGTAGTATCCACAAACGTGGGCGAGGGGGCAAGCGTGGCCGCTGGCAAGGAAGCAGAAAAGATCGTGGTGCCCGTTCAGAGGGTTTCGGTCCAAGGAGCGGTCCATCCACGAATGGCAAAAATACATCCCGTAATAAGGGAAAGGCACAGATGAACCatgtgcctagaaatgttgaaagcaCTTGTCACAGATGTGGTGCAAAGGGACATTGGGTGCGCGCATGTCGTACGCCCAAGCATTTGGCGGATCTTTATCAAGCTTCAGttaagaacaggaaagtggagataaattaTATTGATCATGCTCCACCAGCCACAGATggctcatcagaaatatcGCGTCAGCTAAACAAGACGCATCTGGATGTTTCTGACTTTGTTACTGAAAAAGGGAATGAAGCTTCTGagtccgaattagattaa
- the LOC18786039 gene encoding uncharacterized protein LOC18786039, giving the protein MPMSFSPSHKTPPPSFRQFTNLQACYPMEKKLVQVSEQEVRIDFALNCKCRANVRLTSLCATAPVAFKVQTSSPHKFLVKPPTGLIPPLCHVTFQVILKPQAQLPPTFPRSPSDRFLIRTSEFTRDSESESINQWFSSCSRGSSHDLKLKVAFVGPFLLRHAVTCGDYNAARNIIKRQRTILTEFPPGDAESLLQVATELVNPEDMINLLLEAGLRIDARVRSEQVNYEVDSKWASNGHEEPQVAAACDRLDFGMGCRNGVCDNRRSIQHAACDKDKLEMGELVLMAARRGDLKHVELLLQNGADINCCDQYGLTSLHASAIKGHKDIALMLIEFGLELECRDSEGHAPLHLAVVGGSLETVEMLVQNGANVNAKSNSGATPLYMATAMGYDDITEFLISRGG; this is encoded by the exons ATGCCAATGTCCTTCTCCCCCTCCCACAAAACTCCTCCTCCTTCATTCAGACAATTCACAAATCTCCAGGCCTGTTATCCAATGGAGAAAAAACTAGTACAAGTTTCAGAGCAAGAGGTTCGCATAGATTTTGCACTCAACTGCAAATGCCGAGCTAACGTGCGCCTGACCTCCCTCTGCGCCACCGCCCCTGTAGCCTTCAAGGTCCAGACATCTTCGCCTCACAAGTTCCTCGTCAAACCACCCACCGGTTTAATCCCTCCGTTATGCCACGTTACCTTCCAGGTCATCCTCAAGCCTCAGGCCCAGCTTCCGCCCACCTTTCCTCGCTCGCCGTCCGACCGATTCCTCATCAGAACCTCCGAGTTCACCCGCGACTCCGAGTCCGAGTCAATCAACCAGTGGTTCTCCTCCTGTTCCCGCGGCTCCTCTCACGACCTCAAGCTCAAGGTTGCCTTCGTGGGCCCCTTTCTTCTGCGCCACGCTGTCACTTGCGGGGACTACAACGCCGCCCGGAATATAATCAAGCGGCAGAGAACGATTCTCACCGAGTTTCCACCCGGGGATGCTGAGTCGCTCCTTCAAGTTGCGACCGAGTTGGTTAACCCAGAGGACATGATTAACTTGCTGCTTGAAGCTGGATTGAGGATCGACGCACGTGTGAGGTCCGAGCAAGTAAATTACGAGGTGGATTCCAAATGGGCATCCAACGGACACGAGGAGCCACAAGTGGCAGCGGCCTGCGATCGATTGGATTTTGGTATGGGCTGCCGGAATGGAGTATGTGATAACCGCCGTTCGATCCAACATGCTGCTTGTGATAAGGAT AAGCTAGAAATGGGAGAACTAGTATTGATGGCGGCAAGACGAGGAGATTTGAAGCATGTTGAATTGCTGTTGCAAAATGGCGCAGATATAAATTGCTGTGATCAATATGGCTTGACATCCCTGCACGCCTCAGCCATTAAAGGCCACAAGGATATTGCTCTGATGCTCATCGAATTTGGGTTGGAATTGGAATGCCGAGACAGCGAAGGCCATGCGCCCTTGCATTTGGCTGTTGTGGGCGGGAGCTTGGAGACCGTTGAGATGTTGGTTCAGAATGGGGCTAATGTCAATGCCAAGAGCAACAGCGGCGCCACCCCTCTGTACATGGCTACGGCAATGGGGTATGATGATATCACCGAGTTTCTTATTAGCAGAGGAGGTTAA
- the LOC18785917 gene encoding peptide-N4-(N-acetyl-beta-glucosaminyl)asparagine amidase A, protein MYGVLLLLLLFFTNPASPSSFPDRFTKSLSANLLKHKSQEYLELGHPLPFDQLTPSCSHRVLRHSFANTMNSPPFSTGYSPPSDCPSPWSHIGLEFRAKCKGEQYDRIVGLWLGGAELLRTSTAEPTEKGIFWKVRKDITRYSSLLARCRLNLTMMLENVVDHVYTGVYHVEVHFLYYNRNVAVTLNPVMRIASIIPYQNLGTVAYEPADLILPISDNGDKGCWFRIESESDFHSKEIRIPRNTRRLVLELYVSFHGNDEFWYSNPPNLYITTNNLATGRGNGAYREVFVTVDGEMVGSEVPFPVVFTGGINPLFWEPVVAIGAFDLPSYDLELTPFLEKLLDGKAHSFGIGVADGISYWLVDANLHIWLDHQSKKVKAKSSVLPLPPAIEVNRGTQFKQLDGVFKIRAERSSEFVGWVKSSSGNYTTTFSQRYNFKSSIRFAKNGTYKLVKQKVKAKREVKVENEKGAVVLRTRVRRRYPINVITATLPGSHKDTYVLVTNMSHSMKEKSLHGDYSSQVYNSQDSRGWMEVKDHSVLSGTANTEQSFRYSGEFGCYSRTVGTSDGNLIRDNSTFRCLSVS, encoded by the coding sequence ATGTACGGCGTACTCCTCCTGCTTCTCCTGTTCTTCACAAACCCAGCCTCACCTTCCTCCTTCCCAGATCGTTTTACCAAATCCCTATCTGCCAATCTTCTGAAACACAAGTCCCAAGAATACCTCGAGCTCGGCCATCCCCTACCGTTCGATCAGCTGACCCCATCCTGCTCCCACCGAGTCCTCAGGCACTCCTTCGCCAACACCATGAATAGCCCTCCCTTCTCCACCGGCTACTCCCCGCCGTCCGATTGCCCATCTCCCTGGTCCCACATCGGCCTCGAGTTTCGCGCCAAATGCAAAGGCGAGCAGTACGACCGGATAGTCGGCTTGTGGCTTGGCGGCGCGGAGCTCCTCCGCACCAGCACGGCCGAGCCGACAGAAAAAGGAATCTTCTGGAAGGTTCGAAAGGACATCACCAGATACTCCTCTCTCCTCGCGCGCTGCCGCCTCAACCTCACGATGATGCTCGAGAACGTCGTTGACCACGTCTACACCGGCGTTTACCACGTCGAAGTCCATTTCCTTTATTACAACCGAAACGTCGCCGTTACGCTTAACCCCGTTATGAGGATTGCTTCGATAATCCCATATCAAAATTTGGGAACTGTTGCTTACGAACCGGCCGATTTGATCTTACCGATATCCGATAACGGAGATAAAGGATGCTGGTTCCGAATCGAGAGCGAATCGGATTTCCACTCCAAGGAAATCCGGATTCCACGGAACACACGACGACTCGTACTGGAGCTGTACGTGTCGTTTCACGGGAACGACGAGTTTTGGTACTCCAACCCGCCAAATTTATACATCACAACGAACAACTTAGCGACCGGGCGCGGCAATGGAGCTTACAGAGAGGTTTTCGTGACAGTCGACGGCGAAATGGTGGGTTCGGAAGTTCCATTTCCAGTGGTGTTCACCGGTGGCATCAACCCTCTGTTTTGGGAACCGGTGGTGGCCATCGGAGCCTTCGACCTTCCTTCGTACGATTTGGAATTGACGCCATTTCTGGAGAAGCTTCTAGATGGCAAAGCTCATAGCTTTGGAATTGGAGTGGCTGATGGGATTTCATATTGGCTTGTGGATGCCAATTTGCACATTTGGTTGGACCATCAATCAAAAAAGGTGAAGGCCAAATCAAGCGTTTTGCCTCTGCCTCCTGCTATTGAAGTGAATCGAGGTACCCAGTTTAAACAGCTTGATGGGGTTTTCAAGATCAGAGCAGAGAGAAGCAGTGAGTTTGTGGGATGGGTTAAGTCCAGTTCAGGCAACTACACCACCACATTCTCCCAGCGGTACAATTTCAAGAGCTCGATTCGATTCGCAAAGAACGGGACTTATAAATTGGTGAAGCAGAAAGTCAAGGCCAAAAGGGAAGTGAAGGTTGAGAATGAGAAAGGTGCGGTGGTGCTTAGGACCAGAGTTAGGAGGAGGTACCCTATCAATGTCATCACTGCTACTTTACCTGGGTCTCACAAGGACACTTATGTGTTAGTCACAAACATGTCGCATTCCATGAAGGAGAAGAGCTTGCATGGAGACTATTCGAGTCAGGTTTATAACAGTCAGGATTCGAGAGGGTGGATGGAGGTGAAGGATCACTCTGTTCTCTCTGGAACTGCAAATACTGAGCAGAGTTTTCGTTACAGTGGTGAGTTTGGTTGTTATTCAAGAACTGTTGGTACAAGTGATGGCAACCTCATCAGGGATAACTCCACCTTCCGTTGTTTGTCTGTCTcatga
- the LOC18785492 gene encoding probable methyltransferase PMT23 isoform X1, which translates to MGISSVPSFSKMRKLPCIFTLTLLLLCLTILLFTKTNTSSPLLFYSDVQTSNPITAPSLQTGAVSDGATIVSVTLNWELCRGWGAVDYIPCLDNFKVIRALKTRRHMERRERHCPEQSPRCLPPLPKGYKVPVPWPKSKDMAIKALKSRRHMEHRERYCPQPSPRCLEPLPKGYKVPVPWPESRDMIWYDNVPHPKLVEYKKDQNWVKKSDDYLIFPGGGTQFKEGVNHYTDFIEKTLPVIEWGRHVRVVLDVGCGVASFGGYLLDRNVITMSFAPKDEHEAQIQFALERGIPATLSVIGTQRLTFPDNAYDLIHCARCRVHWDADGGKPLLELNRILRPGGFFIWSATPVYRDDDRDKRVWKSMVALTRSMCWDVVAKTVDSTGIGLVIYRKPISFVRYFKRKENKPPICGPKDKKNSSWYVPLSSCVTLPPRSSWPLPWPNRLTSKPPSLATNPEAEEMFYKDTIHWSALVSDAYANNAAINWSSVRNVMDMNAGYGGFAAALTDQLLWVMNVVPVHVPDTLSVIFDRGLIGIYHDWCESLNTYPRTYDLLHSSFLFENLSQRCDMIDVVVEMDRILRPGGYLVVQDTMEMINKMRPILHSLHWSTAVHKDQFLFGKKGFWRPGRGSSKS; encoded by the exons ATGGGAATTAGCTCAGTCCCCAGCTTCTCCAAAATGCGGAAGCTGCCATGCATATTCACACTCACGCTCTTGCTCCTCTGCCTCACAATCCTCCTCTTCACCAAAACCAACAcctcttctcctctcttgTTCTACTCCGATGTTCAGACCTCAAACCCCATCACAGCACCATCCCTCCAGACCGGTGCCGTTTCGGATGGAGCCACTATTGTTTCTGTGACTTTGAATTGGGAACTCTGTAGGGGTTGGGGAGCTGTTGATTACATACCATGTTTGGATAACTTCAAGGTAATCAGGGCCTTGAAGACGAGGAGGCATATGGAGCGTCGTGAACGGCATTGCCCGGAGCAGAGTCCAAGGTGTCTGCCGCCACTTCCCAAAGGTTACAAGGTGCCAGTTCCGTGGCCTAAGAGCAAGGACATG GCGATCAAGGCCTTGAAATCGAGAAGGCATATGGAGCATCGCGAGCGGTATTGCCCGCAGCCGAGCCCCAGGTGTCTGGAGCCGCTTCCGAAAGGTTACAAGGTGCCGGTTCCGTGGCCTGAGAGCAGGGACATG aTATGGTATGACAATGTTCCTCACCCAAAGCTTGTTGAGTACAAGAAGGACCAAAATTGGGTAAAGAAGTCTGATGATTACCTTATTTTTCCTGGCGGTGGTACTCAGTTTAAGGAAGGAGTTAATCACTACACTGACTTCATTGAAAAG ACTTTACCAGTTATTGAATGGGGGAGGCATGTAAGGGTTGTTTTAGATGTTGGTTGTGGTGTTGCTAGCTTTGGTGGCTACTTGCTGGACAGAAATGTTATTACCATGTCATTTGCCCCAAAAGATGAACATGAAGCTCAGATACAGTTTGCTCTTGAAAGGGGAATTCCTGCTACTCTCTCGGTTATTGGAACACAAAGGCTGACGTTTCCCGACAATGCATATGATTTGATTCATTGTGCAAGGTGCAGGGTTCACTGGGATGCAGATG GTGGGAAACCACTATTGGAGCTCAACAGGATTCTTAGGCCTGGAGGTTTTTTCATATGGTCTGCTACACCGGTTTATCGTGATGATGATAGAGATAAGCGTGTATGGAAGT CTATGGTGGCTCTGACAAGATCAATGTGCTGGGATGTTGTCGCTAAGACTGTTGATTCAACTGGAATTGGGCTTGTAATATATCGGAAGCCCATCTCATTTGTACGATATTTTAAACgcaaagaaaataaaccaCCTATTTGTGGTCCTAAAGACAAGAAAAACAGTTCATG GTATGTGCCACTCAGTTCTTGTGTTACCCTACCACCTCGATCTAGCTGGCCCTTACCCTGGCCCAACAGGCTTACCAGTAAACCTCCGAGCCTAGCTACTAATCCAGAAGCCGAGGAAATGTTCTACAAGGACACCATACATTGGTCTGCACTTGTGTCAGATGCCTATGCGAACAATGCTGCTATTAACTGGTCAAGTGTGCGGAATGTAATGGATATGAATGCTGGTTATGGAGG ATTTGCTGCGGCACTTACCGATCAACTTCTCTGGGTAATGAATGTCGTCCCCGTTCATGTACCAGATACTCTGTCTGTCATTTTCGACAGAGGGTTGATTGGAATTTACCATGACTGGTGCGAGTCTTTGAATACCTACCCTCGAACATATGATCTACTGCATTCCAGTTTCCTCTTTGAAAACCTTTCGCAAAG ATGCGACATGATAGATGTAGTGGTGGAAATGGATCGCATATTAAGGCCTGGTGGGTATTTAGTGGTTCAGGACACAATGGAAATGATAAACAAGATGAGGCCAATTTTGCATTCGCTTCACTGGTCGACAGCCGTCCACAAAGATCAGTTTCTTTTTGGTAAGAAAGGTTTCTGGCGTCCAGGAAGAGGTTCAAGTAAATCATGA
- the LOC18785492 gene encoding probable methyltransferase PMT23 isoform X2, whose amino-acid sequence MGISVPSFFKERKFPFIFTLSLLLVCVSVLLFTNTNTPDPLFFYSDVHTSSSAQPIVIASPLPADTSNPITVPPIQNGPVWDETSIPVSVNFNWRLCTGSVAVDYIPCLDNFQAIKALKSRRHMEHRERYCPQPSPRCLEPLPKGYKVPVPWPESRDMIWYDNVPHPKLVEYKKDQNWVKKSDDYLIFPGGGTQFKEGVNHYTDFIEKTLPVIEWGRHVRVVLDVGCGVASFGGYLLDRNVITMSFAPKDEHEAQIQFALERGIPATLSVIGTQRLTFPDNAYDLIHCARCRVHWDADGGKPLLELNRILRPGGFFIWSATPVYRDDDRDKRVWKSMVALTRSMCWDVVAKTVDSTGIGLVIYRKPISFVRYFKRKENKPPICGPKDKKNSSWYVPLSSCVTLPPRSSWPLPWPNRLTSKPPSLATNPEAEEMFYKDTIHWSALVSDAYANNAAINWSSVRNVMDMNAGYGGFAAALTDQLLWVMNVVPVHVPDTLSVIFDRGLIGIYHDWCESLNTYPRTYDLLHSSFLFENLSQRCDMIDVVVEMDRILRPGGYLVVQDTMEMINKMRPILHSLHWSTAVHKDQFLFGKKGFWRPGRGSSKS is encoded by the exons ATGGGCATCTCAGTCCCAAGCTTTTTCAAAGAGCGAAAATTCCCTTTCATCTTCACACTGTCACTCTTGCTCGTCTGCGTCTCAGTCCTCCTCTTCACCAACACCAACACCCCTGACCCTCTCTTCTTCTATTCCGATGTTCACACGTCGTCGTCTGCACAACCCATCGTCATCGCTTCTCCTCTACCCGCGGACACCTCAAACCCCATCACAGTGCCGCCCATCCAAAACGGTCCCGTTTGGGATGAGACTAGTATCCCTGTTTCTGTGAATTTCAATTGGAGACTCTGTACGGGATCGGTGGCTGTTGATTACATACCGTGCTTGGACAATTTCCAGGCGATCAAGGCCTTGAAATCGAGAAGGCATATGGAGCATCGCGAGCGGTATTGCCCGCAGCCGAGCCCCAGGTGTCTGGAGCCGCTTCCGAAAGGTTACAAGGTGCCGGTTCCGTGGCCTGAGAGCAGGGACATG aTATGGTATGACAATGTTCCTCACCCAAAGCTTGTTGAGTACAAGAAGGACCAAAATTGGGTAAAGAAGTCTGATGATTACCTTATTTTTCCTGGCGGTGGTACTCAGTTTAAGGAAGGAGTTAATCACTACACTGACTTCATTGAAAAG ACTTTACCAGTTATTGAATGGGGGAGGCATGTAAGGGTTGTTTTAGATGTTGGTTGTGGTGTTGCTAGCTTTGGTGGCTACTTGCTGGACAGAAATGTTATTACCATGTCATTTGCCCCAAAAGATGAACATGAAGCTCAGATACAGTTTGCTCTTGAAAGGGGAATTCCTGCTACTCTCTCGGTTATTGGAACACAAAGGCTGACGTTTCCCGACAATGCATATGATTTGATTCATTGTGCAAGGTGCAGGGTTCACTGGGATGCAGATG GTGGGAAACCACTATTGGAGCTCAACAGGATTCTTAGGCCTGGAGGTTTTTTCATATGGTCTGCTACACCGGTTTATCGTGATGATGATAGAGATAAGCGTGTATGGAAGT CTATGGTGGCTCTGACAAGATCAATGTGCTGGGATGTTGTCGCTAAGACTGTTGATTCAACTGGAATTGGGCTTGTAATATATCGGAAGCCCATCTCATTTGTACGATATTTTAAACgcaaagaaaataaaccaCCTATTTGTGGTCCTAAAGACAAGAAAAACAGTTCATG GTATGTGCCACTCAGTTCTTGTGTTACCCTACCACCTCGATCTAGCTGGCCCTTACCCTGGCCCAACAGGCTTACCAGTAAACCTCCGAGCCTAGCTACTAATCCAGAAGCCGAGGAAATGTTCTACAAGGACACCATACATTGGTCTGCACTTGTGTCAGATGCCTATGCGAACAATGCTGCTATTAACTGGTCAAGTGTGCGGAATGTAATGGATATGAATGCTGGTTATGGAGG ATTTGCTGCGGCACTTACCGATCAACTTCTCTGGGTAATGAATGTCGTCCCCGTTCATGTACCAGATACTCTGTCTGTCATTTTCGACAGAGGGTTGATTGGAATTTACCATGACTGGTGCGAGTCTTTGAATACCTACCCTCGAACATATGATCTACTGCATTCCAGTTTCCTCTTTGAAAACCTTTCGCAAAG ATGCGACATGATAGATGTAGTGGTGGAAATGGATCGCATATTAAGGCCTGGTGGGTATTTAGTGGTTCAGGACACAATGGAAATGATAAACAAGATGAGGCCAATTTTGCATTCGCTTCACTGGTCGACAGCCGTCCACAAAGATCAGTTTCTTTTTGGTAAGAAAGGTTTCTGGCGTCCAGGAAGAGGTTCAAGTAAATCATGA
- the LOC18785492 gene encoding probable methyltransferase PMT23 isoform X3, whose protein sequence is MGISSVPSFSKMRKLPCIFTLTLLLLCLTILLFTKTNTSSPLLFYSDVQTSNPITAPSLQTGAVSDGATIVSVTLNWELCRGWGAVDYIPCLDNFKVIRALKTRRHMERRERHCPEQSPRCLPPLPKGYKVPVPWPKSKDMIWYDNVPHPKLVEYKKDQNWVKKSDDYLIFPGGGTQFKEGVNHYTDFIEKTLPVIEWGRHVRVVLDVGCGVASFGGYLLDRNVITMSFAPKDEHEAQIQFALERGIPATLSVIGTQRLTFPDNAYDLIHCARCRVHWDADGGKPLLELNRILRPGGFFIWSATPVYRDDDRDKRVWKSMVALTRSMCWDVVAKTVDSTGIGLVIYRKPISFVRYFKRKENKPPICGPKDKKNSSWYVPLSSCVTLPPRSSWPLPWPNRLTSKPPSLATNPEAEEMFYKDTIHWSALVSDAYANNAAINWSSVRNVMDMNAGYGGFAAALTDQLLWVMNVVPVHVPDTLSVIFDRGLIGIYHDWCESLNTYPRTYDLLHSSFLFENLSQRCDMIDVVVEMDRILRPGGYLVVQDTMEMINKMRPILHSLHWSTAVHKDQFLFGKKGFWRPGRGSSKS, encoded by the exons ATGGGAATTAGCTCAGTCCCCAGCTTCTCCAAAATGCGGAAGCTGCCATGCATATTCACACTCACGCTCTTGCTCCTCTGCCTCACAATCCTCCTCTTCACCAAAACCAACAcctcttctcctctcttgTTCTACTCCGATGTTCAGACCTCAAACCCCATCACAGCACCATCCCTCCAGACCGGTGCCGTTTCGGATGGAGCCACTATTGTTTCTGTGACTTTGAATTGGGAACTCTGTAGGGGTTGGGGAGCTGTTGATTACATACCATGTTTGGATAACTTCAAGGTAATCAGGGCCTTGAAGACGAGGAGGCATATGGAGCGTCGTGAACGGCATTGCCCGGAGCAGAGTCCAAGGTGTCTGCCGCCACTTCCCAAAGGTTACAAGGTGCCAGTTCCGTGGCCTAAGAGCAAGGACATG aTATGGTATGACAATGTTCCTCACCCAAAGCTTGTTGAGTACAAGAAGGACCAAAATTGGGTAAAGAAGTCTGATGATTACCTTATTTTTCCTGGCGGTGGTACTCAGTTTAAGGAAGGAGTTAATCACTACACTGACTTCATTGAAAAG ACTTTACCAGTTATTGAATGGGGGAGGCATGTAAGGGTTGTTTTAGATGTTGGTTGTGGTGTTGCTAGCTTTGGTGGCTACTTGCTGGACAGAAATGTTATTACCATGTCATTTGCCCCAAAAGATGAACATGAAGCTCAGATACAGTTTGCTCTTGAAAGGGGAATTCCTGCTACTCTCTCGGTTATTGGAACACAAAGGCTGACGTTTCCCGACAATGCATATGATTTGATTCATTGTGCAAGGTGCAGGGTTCACTGGGATGCAGATG GTGGGAAACCACTATTGGAGCTCAACAGGATTCTTAGGCCTGGAGGTTTTTTCATATGGTCTGCTACACCGGTTTATCGTGATGATGATAGAGATAAGCGTGTATGGAAGT CTATGGTGGCTCTGACAAGATCAATGTGCTGGGATGTTGTCGCTAAGACTGTTGATTCAACTGGAATTGGGCTTGTAATATATCGGAAGCCCATCTCATTTGTACGATATTTTAAACgcaaagaaaataaaccaCCTATTTGTGGTCCTAAAGACAAGAAAAACAGTTCATG GTATGTGCCACTCAGTTCTTGTGTTACCCTACCACCTCGATCTAGCTGGCCCTTACCCTGGCCCAACAGGCTTACCAGTAAACCTCCGAGCCTAGCTACTAATCCAGAAGCCGAGGAAATGTTCTACAAGGACACCATACATTGGTCTGCACTTGTGTCAGATGCCTATGCGAACAATGCTGCTATTAACTGGTCAAGTGTGCGGAATGTAATGGATATGAATGCTGGTTATGGAGG ATTTGCTGCGGCACTTACCGATCAACTTCTCTGGGTAATGAATGTCGTCCCCGTTCATGTACCAGATACTCTGTCTGTCATTTTCGACAGAGGGTTGATTGGAATTTACCATGACTGGTGCGAGTCTTTGAATACCTACCCTCGAACATATGATCTACTGCATTCCAGTTTCCTCTTTGAAAACCTTTCGCAAAG ATGCGACATGATAGATGTAGTGGTGGAAATGGATCGCATATTAAGGCCTGGTGGGTATTTAGTGGTTCAGGACACAATGGAAATGATAAACAAGATGAGGCCAATTTTGCATTCGCTTCACTGGTCGACAGCCGTCCACAAAGATCAGTTTCTTTTTGGTAAGAAAGGTTTCTGGCGTCCAGGAAGAGGTTCAAGTAAATCATGA
- the LOC18787100 gene encoding eukaryotic translation initiation factor 2 subunit alpha homolog has product MASHAPNLECRMYEARYPEVDMAVMIQVKNIADMGAYVSLLEYNNIEGMILFSELSRRRIRSVSSLIKVGRIEPVMVLRVDKEKGYIDLSKRRVSEEDIQACEERYNKSKLVHSIMRHVAETLGIDLEELYVHIAWPLYRKYGHAFEAFKIIVTDPDSVLSALTREVKETGPDGQEVTKVVPAVSEEVKESLVKNIRRRMTPQPLKIRADIEMKCFQFDGVLHIKDAMRKAEAAGNNDCPVKIKLVAPPLYVLTTQTLNKEQGIAVLSNAIEACTQEIEHHKGKLAVKEAPRVVSERDDKLLAEHMIKLRQENEEVSGDEGSEEEEDTGMGEVNVEGAGPGVVD; this is encoded by the exons ATGGCTTCCCACGCACCGAACTTGGAGTGCCGCATGTACGAGGCCAGGTACCCAGAGGTAGACATGGCGGTGATGATCCAGGTCAAGAACATCGCCGACATGGGCGCCTACGTCTCGCTCCTCGAGTACAACAACATCGAGGGCATGATTCTCTTCTCGGAGCTCTCCCGCCGTCGTATTCGAAGTGTCAGCAGCCTCATCAAGGTGGGCCGAATCGAGCCCGTCATGGTCCTCAGGGTCGACAAGGAGAAGGGCTACATTGATTTGAGTAAGAGGAGGGTTTCCGAGGAGGATATCCAGGCCTGTGAGGAGAGGTACAACAAGAGCAAGCTCGTCCACTCCATCATGCGCCATGTGGCCGAGACTTTGGGCATCGATTTGGAG GAGCTGTATGTCCATATTGCCTGGCCGTTATACCGGAAATATGGTCATGCTTTTGAG GCTTTCAAAATAATTGTGACCGATCCTGATTCAGTTCTTAGTGCCCTCACACGTGAGGTCAAAGAGACCGGCCCTGATGGACAAGAG GTCACTAAGGTGGTTCCTGCTGTGTCGGAGGAAGTGAAAGAGTCTTTGGTGAAGAATATTAGGAGAAGAATGACCCCACAACCATTGAAGATCCGAGCTGATATTGAAATGAAGTGCTTCCAATTTGATGGTGTTCTTCACATTAAG GATGCCATGCGGAAAGCAGAAGCTGCAGGCAATAATGACTGTCCTGTGAAAATTAAATTGGTTGCTCCTCCACTTTATGTTCTTACCACACAGACTCTTAATAAG GAGCAAGGAATAGCAGTTCTAAGCAATGCAATTGAAGCTTGCACGCAAGAGATAGAACATCACAAGGGGAAATTAGCAGTGAAGGAGGCACCCAGAGTG GTGAGTGAACGGGATGACAAACTTCTTGCTGAACACATGATTAAGCTTCGCCAGGAGAATGAGGAGGTCAGTGGTGATGAGGGTagtgaggaagaggaagacacTGGAATGGGAGAAGTTAACGTGGAAGGTGCGGGCCCCGGCGTTGtagattga